The stretch of DNA AATAATGCGCTGCCGGCTCAGGGCTGCCGGCACCTCCACTCGCTCTTCTCCGGCCAGTACTCGAACGCTTTCCTGCGGAGAGGACACGGGGACATCAGTGCCACCTCCGTACCTGACCcgtttccaccccccccccccgcacccggGGCAGGACCCCCAgttcccctccccagctctggggtccccgGCAGCCCCCGTACTCACTCTCGCCCGGGTGCGGTGGGCCGGCAGACCAGTCCGGCTTGGCAAGGGCAGACCTGGTTGATGCTGAAGGCCAGACCCCCGGGGGGGACGTGGCAACTCTGGGCCAGCGCCAGCCGCCGCTGGCACACTTGCTCGCCGTGCTGCCGTGCGCAGCAGCCACCAGCGCCGCAGTCCTCGTCCCGCTGGCACCGGGCTCCTGGCGGGGCGAAAAGCGGGGTTAGGGGAgaggggacacccccccccacacacatacAACCCATCCCCAGGCTGGGGGGCTGGGATGGAGCTGCAGGGACTGGGAACGATGGGGCTGGGTGCCCGCAGCACCCGTTGGCTTATCACCATTTGGGGGTGACACCGGAGGTCAGCGCCCACCCCATGAGCATCGTgtcccccagctcccagggttgatgctggggggtggggggactgTGGGGGTCTGTCCCTTGCGTCCCCCTGCCCCGAACCCCATCGCAGACCCCCTGCTCACCTTCCTGCCCGTCGGGCACGGGCTGCTGGCACTTGCCGAACATGCAGAGGAGGCCGTGGGTGCAGTGGGTGTCCCGGCGGCAGTACTGTCCCACGGGGCGCGTGGGCAGGCACAGCCCAAAGTGCTCGTCGCAGAAGTGCCCGTGGGTGCAGGGGGTGAGCGGGCTGCACGCCGTCACCTGCGGAGGGGGGGAATGATGCAGCACGTCAGGGGACCAGACCCCATCGCTGACCCCATCCCTGACCCCGGGACAGGCCAGAAACAGCAGCGTGGAGCAAAAACCGTCTGTTTGCACATTAGGAAGACGAATTAGAGCTGGGTGCTGGAGCGTTTTAGTGGGGGGCGAAGGCCGGGAGCAGCTCAGAGGCTGGGGAAACCACCCCGCAGCGGCTCCAGGGTTTTctctcaggaaaagaaaacccgGCTGGGGAGGGTCGCGGCGCCGGAGGGGGATGCGACCCTGCTACCAGAGCCCGTTAAAAGTCCTGCTCCAGGTGAGGCTCGAACTCACAACCTCGGCATTGCTCCGCGTACTGCCCTATAAGTACCGCGCGCTGACCGATTGCGCCACTGGAGCGCccggcgccgcccgccgcgcccgcgctccctcccggccccgccgcccgcccccggaGCCCCGCTCTcgcccccgcagccccgctctcgcccccgctccctccccggCTGCAAATTCTGCACCCACCCCTGCTGCAAACCCTGCTCCCAACCCTGCTTCCCACCATGCTGCAAACCAGCTCCCACCCCTGCTGCGAAATCTGCTCCCACCCTGCTGGAAATCAGGCTCCCACCCGTGCTCCCACTCTGCTGCAAAGCAGCTCCCACCCCTGCTTCCCACCCCTGCTGCAAACTCTGCTCCCACCCTGCTGGAAACCAGGCTCCCACCCGTGCTCCCACTCTGCTGCAAACCAGCTCCCACCCCACTGGAAACTAAGCTCCCACCTGTACTCCCACCCCTGCTCCCACCCCGGCCATAAACTCAGCTCTCACCCTTGCTCGCAGCCCTGTtgcagctgcaccccctcctcctcctctcccccaggaTCCCCACACCCGGGTTGGCGGGGGGATCACCCACTACTCACCTCCTCCAGGTTGTCCCCGGGGCTGGCGCTTCTTCCCAGCGCGGCTTCATCGGGCAGGTGCTGGGGCAAGGAGTACATCCAGGCCCAGAGGTAGCCGGAGGCGGCGGGCAGGAGCGAAGCGATGAGGCAGAGGATGGCTGGGGACATCGGCATGGTGCTGGCGGGCGATGCTGGGGTGCTCGGGCCTGGGGCGCAGGGTATATGTAGCCCACCGCCTATCTTGGCCCCCGCTGCTAAAACTGTTTGCCCACCtaatggggaaggaggaggcaaTCAGGGGGTTAAGGGATTAACATAATTGCCAGCCTTCCCCTCGCTGGCTGCAACAGCCCCAAAGTAAACGGCCCCCCCGGAGCGGTCTGGCTCTGGCGCCTGGTCGGCTCCAGCCCTGggtccccaccagcccctcggGTCCCCCCCATGGGTCGGGGTGGCGGTGGGTGTCAGCACCCTGCCAGGCACCAAGCGGCTCCATGCAATAGCGGGCTTCGGTTCCCACGTTTGTCCCCCCCCTTTCCTGGGGCAGTGGGACACAGGGGACAGTGGGGACAAgggggaggtggagggagagaATGGGGGACAAACACCGTCACCCCCAGGAAGGGCAGCGGTGGGCACAAGGTTGGCATCTGTGGTTTTTGTGTGtcctgtcccgtccccccccgccccggtgcaTGTCCCATCTGCCACCCCCTGTGCACACAcactgtgcacacacacacgtctCCCGGGGGTGACGGGCTTTGCACCTTCCCTAACAGCTTTGCAAACGAGGTGTTTGCGTGTCCTGGCCCTTATCTCCCGGCTGAGCTGGCACCAGCACTGGGCAAACCCCCAAATGGCCTCCCCTGAGCGGATCCCCCAGACAATGCCACCGCCGCGTCCCCAAACATGCGGGGGGGGGCTTAGCCAGGTCCACCCCGTGCTCCCCCTGACCTCTCCAATACACTTTGCAGCAGGAAGAGCCACCCCAGGACTGGTTCCCAGTTGCCGGACTGTGGCACTGGGGGCTACGGCAACGCTCCCCTGGGTTTtgtccctgggagcagccagggcaggatAGGAACTGGTGGATCGCTGGGAGTGGGGTGCACTGGGGTCTCCCCTCCTTCGGGCTCCAGGGATGtgtcctgctgcagggagagagatCACCCTCCTTTGGGGTTTCCCTTtctgggatgctgctgccctgggcGATTCCCCCCACCttcgtgcctcagtttccctatcTGTAAAAAGGAAGGCGGTGAGGCTGATGGGTGACACAGGGAAATGGGGCAGCTCAGCGAGGGGACAACCCAGACCGGTGGCTGGAAAACCACCGTGGCTGCTTGCACCGGGGTGACCCCAAACTTTTCTCCCTATGGTCCAGGAAGTGCTGGTGCCTGGATCCGGCCCGACGCGCTGCCCCCGCTCGCCCTGCACGTTTGCACAGCGGCTTAGGGAGCAAATATTGACCTCGCTCCTCGGGCACAATCACGGCCTCTCCCCCCATCCGTCTCCCGCTGGGTGCTCGCCTCGACGCTGCCGTCTCCACCTAATCCCCCCCAGCGCCACGGAGGCCCCTGCacggcagctctgctcccccaaACCCCCGGGGCTCCCCCAACCTTGGCAACCCGTGTACTCCCCCAGTCTCCCGAGCCCTGCGGTGGGATGCACAGCCTGGGCCTGCTTTGCAGAAAACTCAAGGTTTGGCTCCATCCCGCTCTCTGCAGATGGAGTTTTGGGGCTGATGCTGCCACGTCCCCCCCGACTGGGATGAGTGCGGCAGCTGGATCCTGcctctgccccccaccctcccggacagcgtgtgtgtgtgctgtgCGGGGCaggtgaggggtgggggggtgcgtgcgtgtgtgtacATGAGTGTGCGTGTGCATTGCAGCTGGGGGGCACGGGGGTGTGCAGGGACCCGGCCGTGCAGCGCTGCTGCTATTAGCGCCAGGGGACGAAAAGCAGCGGTGGGGGTATAGCTCAGTGGTAGAGCATTTGACTGCAGATCAAGAGGTCCCCGGTTCAAATCCGGGTGccccctctttttcttttttttttttgtttttcttttctttcttttcttgtcaggGGGGCAAATCCTTTTTCCAcctcttttatttgtttttcagcccCCGCGGCAGCAAGGGGAGGCCGGGGATGTGGCTTTTTCCTGCAGAAGGACGGATACAACTCCCCGGCAGGGACCCCCAGAGggttgcccccccccctcccctcagtTTCCTCAATTCAGAGCAGCCGAAGGGCCGCAGGGCCCCACATTGCtcctgcaacccccccccccggcttcgACCACAggctggggtgcagggctgggggggggggcagcattGCTCCCCAAGGCCCTCGGCATGGGATGCATCTCTGCGGGTGTTTgcaccctcctcctgccctggcacccgggtgcccctgctccccccccctcaccccggGCTGAGCCACCTCCCGGGCACCAGGGATGGAGGGGTTGGGGTGCAGcctgagcccccccccaaaacgcCACCCAAATCACGGTGTGGCCAGAAGGCAGCTTGGCTGAACGTGGGGCTGGAACGTtgggctgctcccagggctctgcagtGCCAGTTGGACCCccaccctgggacccccaccctgggCCCCCCATCCTGGGACACCCACCCTGGGCCCCCCATCCTAGGTCCCccaccctgggacccccaccccacaaACCCCAACGCCCCAGTAACCGGTGCTTCTGCTGCAAGGGGAAAAACTGGGGGAGCGGAAAGAAGCCGAACACTTGTGCTGCGGAGACGCGTCCCCCCCCACGCAGGTTTGCcgatgggggggggaggcacccggggggggggggcaaaacgAGGCGCTGGACCCCCAAACACGGTGGCTGCAATTGCTGCTCCGGCTGCTTGTCACCGGAGGGCAGCTGGCAGCGTGCGGGGACATGCACGGCCACGCTCTGGctttgggggggacacacgacacACCACGTACCCCCgcggggtttggggggggggctcagccgagcaaacccccccccccccccttccctgcagcccggtGCTCAGGGGAAGAGCACCCTGAGCTGCTCGCAGTGGGGGGGACAAGGTagtgggaccccccccaggctcGCCGATGTCCCCCCCCGTGTTGctgggagcgggggggggtgaAGCACATGGACACCCATTTCcccccagggaggggaggaagaccAAGATCGGGGCAGCCaccgggggggggtgtgaagGGGGGGGGTCCTCCCGCCGGCTCCATCCCCACCCCCGGCTccatccccacccccccggccaCACCCCCGGCCCCACCCCCGGCTCCCGCCCGGGttcccgctcccgctcccgctcccgctccgtGCGCGGTTCCCCGGGGGTGCCGGCCCATGGCGGGgcgctgagccccccccccccccgcctcgccccAGCAGAGCCGGGGCCGAgcggggccccgccgcccccccccaccatgCGCTGGGGGGGCCTcatcctgctctgcctgctgcgTGGGGTGCTGGGCGCGCCGGGCCCGTGGGGTGCAGGTAGGGGGGCCGgggagctggggtggggtgggggggcggtGGGTGAGCTCCGGGGTGGGGAGGACCCAGGCAACGGGGGTCCCCGGTGCGCAGCGCCGTGcacggccccgggggggggggtttgccGTGGCCGTGGTCCTGCGTGGCCGTGGGCAGCGGGAGGTGTCACGCTTTGCCCGGGTctcccccccctcgcccccggTACCGCGGTCCCCGGAGCGGGCTGCGCTTTGGGGGTgtcttgtgcccccccccgggcacACAGGTGCGTGTCGTGCACCCACAGCAGCTACCCGTGGCGTGGGACCTGCCGTGGGGGtccccctctctgccccacatacccccccctgccccagcatctCCACGGCAAAGGTGCTGGCACCGTGGGGTGCCCGGACCCCCCAGCTGTGcggggcagccctggggtggaggggagctGCCAGGGTGCCCCCACCCAGGATTCCCCCACCCGTGGCACAGCTGGTGCTGGCCTGGCTGTGGGTGCAGCCGTCCGGTGAGATTTTGGGGAGGACACAGGAGCTTCCGTGGGGGTCTCATTAGAGCCCTGACAGCGGAACAGGCTCGGCTCCCCAGGGCACCTCAGACCTCCCAGCAGCAGCGAGGGGCTCGggcccccccagtgcccccagggaaGGTGAGTGTGACCCCCAAGCACAGACCCCCTTTCCCCATCCGTCAGCAGTGGGGTACATCCCGCcggctgcctgctcctgccagctcagccctgctcccccctgcctcagtttcccctcctgGAGGCACTGGGAACAGAAACCAGCCCCATGGGACAGCTCAGGAGGGGACCAGGAGCTCGTTAGGCAGCAATTAGCTCCCTCTCCCCAGGGGTGAAGGCAGGAGTCCTCTCTTAAGGGCAAGAGGAGCAGCCCACGGCCCCGCCAGGTGTTTTTGCTGTCCCGCTCACTGGGGACAGACATCCTGGCTCTGTCCCTGCCCGTGGGCGAGCGTGTGCCGTCCGCACCGCCTCCACCCGTGCCAAGCTGCCAGGAAATCTCATGAATCTCTGCAGATTTGGTCCCAAATGGCTTtttcatccccccccccccccccttcccagttctgCGCTGTGTTTCCGGACTCTGCTCGCtccctggggctggagctgggcagggagacACGCGGCAGGAGGGGACAAGGGACACGTTTCTTTTGGAGATGAATGCTTGAAGTCTGCCCCAGCACCTGGACCTCATACCAGCCCAGAGGAGAGGACCGATAGCTGGGGACATCGAGTACACGGCCACACTGGTGCCCCATTGCTGAAGCTGCATCTTCCCCATCCCCGGGGCTTTGCGCTCCTTCCCACCCcggagctgggcaggggggggTTGTAGGTGTTTTgcctcctttcccccctccaTCGCAGCTCTCCTCCCCTGGCCGTGGGTGTCTATCACCCATCCCTGCACCCTGTAGCCATCCCTGACCCGAGAGGCCCCCGCCGGCATCTCCATCATTGCAGTGATGTTGCTTATCAGGGCTGAGACCCTCCCTAAACTCATATCACCTAAGCAGAAGCTGCCTTGCTGGGGGAGAGGGCTGATTCCAGCCCGTAGGTGGGTGCCCTCCCAGCATGGGACCCCACTGACccatccctgtgcccccccccccaggacatCCCCCCGGGAGCGAAGGGCGACGGAGAACCCGGGAGACCTCACCGGGAACCGAGGGGACCCACATCAGCCAGGACCTGGTGGGGGGCACCCTGGCCATCGACACGCTGCCGGCCAACGAGACACGGATCGTGGTGAGTCGGGGCccccgccgctgctgctgctgccgccgtcTGCCCcgaggcaggatctggccagTGCCTGACCACCGAGAGCTATTTccaggctgggcagggagctggtggagaCGGTGGTGGAGACGCTCTGATTTAATGCGCGGGGCCAGATCCTGGCAGCCCGGAGGGTAATTACAGGCCAGTGCAGAGGCGGCCGTGCCCTGGGGATCGCTCCGAGCCCTCCAGCCATCCCTGTCTGCGAGCCCTGGCACGTCCTGGGGCCATCCCTGGTCTGAAGAGCCAGGGATGCTTTGCTTGCCACGATGCCACGTGTGCGGCGAGGATGATGCTGCCGAGGTTATCGGAGCCGAGCGGGCTTGAGGCCGTGCCGAGGCGAGGTGGCTGTGTGGGAAGCAAGGGGGGGGTCTCTGGCTAGGGATGGCAGCAGCCTGCAGCGCTGCTAACAAACTCATGTAGCAGCAGTGTTGCCTCCTGGGACATCTCACTTGGTTCTCACATCCCGGCTGTGCCTAATTACCCGCCCTCAATTAGCTCCAGGTTATTTGTGGTGGGGCTGTGTGTGTCCCTTGGCTCTGAGGTCtccagggtgggggggatgtGTGGCTGTGGCTGAGGGTGGTTTCTGGTGGAGGATGCACTGGCTGTGGTGACTTGTCCTGGTGTTTTTTGTCCGCAGCTGGTTGTGGATTTGGTGGAATTAGTGCCCCCGTGGCACAGCGGGCAGGGGAGAAACAGCTGTGGCTCTTTCCACTCTGCTCGAGCTCCAGCATGGCCTCGCTTGTTGATCTTTGGGGATGGAGAGGGGCCAGAAGCCAGAAAAGTTCCTGATGtggaagcatttaaaaaaaaaccccaaaccagcccaAAACCACCACTGGCCACCACAGCATTTAGAGATGCTGGGAAGCCACAGGGAGGGTGTGATGGTGCTTGTGGTTCCcaggaggaaaaagcagcaatttcCTGGGGCTCGGCGCTGTCGGGGGACAAGGGGTGTCTGCCCCAAGAGTGGGGCCACGTTCGAGGTCAGGgatgctgctcctctgcacGTCGCTGTATCTCGCCATGTCTGACCCGCAGAAGGTGTGATCCTACCTTGGGAGGTGCCAGCTCGGGGTCTGGAGGggtttcctctctctcccccccaaaaatgtTCCAGGTATGGGGtgcagaggggcagctctggaCCCAAAGGATGAAGAGGGGTGTGATGTGGGGCAATGCCGCCGTCCCTCCCCGAGCTCTGCCCCACGGCAGCTGCCCTCCCCACTTATTCGTGTGTCTGAAACCTCCCCTCTTAATTCCTGCTGTAACCAAAGCAAGGTGACAGATTAGGACATCCTAATGAGTCAGCGATGAGGTCAGGATCTCGGCAGCCAGCTCCTCCGTGCTCCCGGCCCTGCTTATTTCCCCCCCTCTGGTTTATTTGGAACTCATTGGGAAGGCATGGAGGGGGACGAGGGCACAGGAGGTTTTGTCGTTTGTCACCCAGCGGTGACCTGTCCCTGCATCCCAGGGGGTTTCCAAAACCTTTGCATGGGGAGGTATGTGCTGGGATGCCACAGGTACTGGCACAGCTttccccgtgcctcagtttccccatccaCAGGGAAGGGACGATTACCAGCAAGAAGGGGCTATAATTGCCGTAGAGAAGAGGTAAGAAAGTTTTCCCTGGAGTCAGGGCTtacagaggaggcagaggagcgCAACGGCTCTCCCTGAACTTcgctgaagcagaaaaaattaCATGTTGCAGGATTTTTCTAATAGCATTTTATTCCTTATGACTCCCACTGACCTGCAACAGCTCTCTGGGGAATAACACAGGGCTGTTCAAAGCGGGGgggctttgctttctcttttttaccCCCGCTGACCCATTAAATGCTGGGCTGACGGTTCCTTCCCTGCCTCCGGCACCCAAGTTTGTGCGCAGGGAGCAGGTCTGGGAGCGGGTCCCGGGGTcagccggggtggggggagccgCAGGCAGGGGGTCTGGGGGGAAGATGCTGGGGGCGAGGGGGGCTCAGAGagggctgagcagcagaagCTCAGCAGACTGGGACGAGTGGCGAGCGTGGCGGCACGCCAGGCGCTGGCGCGGAGCAGCGGAGCAGCGCTTTcccaagaaaaaattaagatgcTTCGCGTCCCCTGCCCGGCGTGAACCGGCCTCCCTTGACAGGCGATGgctcccagctgtgtccctggCTGGCCGCACGCCGAAGCGGGTCGGAGAGGCTCGATGGGGCCGGCGTGGCCAGGGCACGGGCTGTGCAGGGCTGGCTGTGCCCCGGGAAATCGCCTGCTCTCCCGGTGTCCCCCGAGAAGCCGCCGCAGAGCCTCATGTGCAGGTTCCTGCCAAGGATGCGCGTCCTTCGACAGGTCCCTGACCAGTTGGAGATGGCTCTTGGCAGAGCTGCTGCGTGGTCCATGCTTTGgtctgctggggagagggggctTGGGGAGCCTGggggtgctgctggtggcatGGGCAGGCTGGGAGGGGGGTGCCCGGGgtccctctcctgtctctgggTGAGAATAGTAAGGGGGGATCTGATCACTCACGCAGAGCCATGCCCCATCCCACGCTCCGGGGATGTCACCCAGGAGAGCAGAGCCCGAGCCCCGCTCCCCTCGCCGTGTCCCCCGTCCTCAGCCCCTCGCTCCTGCTCGGCTGGCGGCGATGGCTCGGCTGCTTTCCCCGAGCTGCCTGTTCCAAGGTTAATCATTTCCTCCGGGCTTCCATGTCTTCAGTTGTTTGCTTCGCTTCTAGTGGTCACTTTAGCTGTAACTTCCAGCCCCTGGCTCCGGAACAGGATATTTTCCTCCCAGGAAGGTTGCATCTGCTTTGCTGAAGTCTCTCGTGAGTCATGTCTCTCTCTCGCCAGCCAGCCCGTCCTCTCTGCACTCAGTCGGTCTCGTGGGTCTTCTCTGCACCTTCTCCAACTGCTCAGCATCCTTTGCTGGCTTCGCATGGGGttctgctgtgctggttttATTGCTGAGATCAGGTCCCGGCTGCTCTGAGCCATGCCTGGGGGTTTGCTACTCCACGGAGCAAGCTGGGTAACACCGTCCCCTGtcaccccatccctccccggctgCAGGAGGACAACCACAGCTACTACGTGTCGCGGATCTACGGGCCGGGGGACGCCCGTCTGAGAGGGCTGTGGGTCGACATGGCAGCGGCCAACAGGAGCCAAGTGAAGATCCACGGGATCCTCTCCAACACGCACCGGCAAGCCTCGGTGAGCCCGCGGGGCAGTTCCACTGCCTGGGGTGTCCCCCCGTCTCCTCTCCCAGCCGGGGATTTCCCAAGGGTGGCACCTCGCCCTGGGACAGCAGCATCATCCCCTCCACGTCCCTGTGACAGCCTGGTGGAGACCAAGGTTTGGGAAGCGTTtagcctcccccagccccagtctGGGGCTGAAGCGGATGATCTGTGGGGACTGGGCACCCGCAGGACCCCCGCTCCCATCCCTCTCCCACTTCTCCAggcaccggcaccgggaccTTGCTCCAAGCCAAGGCAGAGCCGGTGCCGGTGGGCACAGACCAGTCCCCCTGCATCCCCAGCAGGCATTTTTCCAAGGGTTGAACATGGTTCTCACCCCGTCTCCCTCCCACAGAGAATCGTCCTCTCCTTTGACTTCCCCTTCTACGGCCACCTCCTGCGGCAGGTCACGATAGCGACGGGTGGTGAGtcgggatgggatgggatgccCGCGCTCGGTTGGCATTCCCCGCGGTGGGAGGGCTGGGCACGGCTCTGGTGCTGGCTCTAACCTCACCCCACGTCCCTGAGCCCCAGGGAGCTCAGACAGAGAaggggctgcagcccttctAGCTTTCTCCCCGTACCCCAAATCTaactcctgccctgctgctggtgctCAGGGCATCGGGTGCTGCTGGTGCCTCAGTTTCTGCACCAGTTGAGGGGATGctgggggtaaaaaaaaaaaaaaaaaaggatgggtGAGCTAGGACAGGGTGGTGGGAGGtcagaaagagggagggagcaTCCCAGGGCGGTGGAGAGGAGCGTGCAGTGCTTCACCCTCCTCTGCTCGCTCAGGTTTTATCTTCATGGGGGATGTCATCCACCGGATGCTCACGGCCACGCAGTACGTCGCACCCCTCATGGCCAACTTCAACCCCAGCTACTCCCGCAATTCCACCGTCCAGTACCTGGACAACGGTGAGCCCTGCTCCGGCCGACCCTCGTGCAAGCCGTGGCAGCTGCCGTACGTGCAGAGCAGCAGGcggcctgcctgcctgctccttcCTCGTAAAATTGGGCAAAACTCAGCGCTCTGGAGCAAATAGAGGGGCCGGAGCCAGGTGGGggtgtggggaaggggagcccagggcagcaggggctgTTCAGTGCCTGGGGGGGGCTTTGggtggggggtggcagggaTGTTTGGCAAGGGCTTGTTCATGGGTCTGCTTAGAGCAAAGTGCTGGGTGTTTGGGGGATCAGGTGCCTTGGAGCTTTGCTGACGGAAGAGAACCGGTCAGGCTGTTGAGATGCGGAGCAAGGAGAGATGAGAGGACTGATCCACTCTGGTCTCTCCCCCAGGGACAGTTTTTGTGGTGCAGTGGGACAAGGTCTATCTTCAAGGGAAGGAGGACATGGGCAGCTTCACCTTCCAGGCAGCCCTGCACAGCACTGGGAGAATTGTCTTTGGGTACAAGGAGGTGAGAGGTGTTTCTGCTGGGGTAGGCACGGCAGAAGGGTCCCAGCAGGGGATCCCCGTGGGCCTGGGAGGAGGTCTGATGTTACAAGTGTTCACACGCTGAGCCTGGGCATTCCCAGTGCCACCAAAGCGCTGGAGacttctgcagcagcaccagtagcccagggcagggctggagtCCGTCACGTCCTCTCTCCCCGGCTGCAGATCCCCGTGCCGGTCCTACAGATCAGTGCCACCCAGCACCCCGTGAAAGCTGGCCTCTCCGATGCCTTCATGATCCTCAACCCATCTCCCGATGTGCCTGGTGAGTGGCTGCGCTTGAGGAATTGGGGGAGGCAGCTGCTGAGGCAGGGAAGCGGCGGATCCCGCAGGGATGCCAAGGCTCCCCAAGGCGGCTGGGAGAGGGGGCATATGGGGAAGGAGAGGTGAGATGTCCCCGTCTTTGGGCGCTTCAGGATACAAGGAGGCACTGCTTGGATTCACGGTGGGCGGCGAGGGAGCGTGAGGAGGCACGTGGGGCTCGGCTGCAGGGATGCCCCTCGTGTCTCACATCCCTGGGTGCATCTCTCCCCGGGTGCATCTCTCTCCGTGGCCAAGACCATCGCGCAGCCTTGTGCTCTGGGTGGCCCCAGCCCGCGGACGCTGTGTGCTTTGGCGAGGCGATGCAGGCAAAAGAGCTTCATGCTTCTCGCCCAGCGTGTTCCAAATCGCTGTGAGCAGCCAAGCTATCGCTTCCCTGATTCCAGCTGATGATGAGGAGGGGAAGAACAATTGCAAATGAGACCGCAGATGGACGAGAGGCTTGGGGGGTGCTGCCCCATTCCTATAGGCATGGGGGTTTAGGCGAGCCTAGAAGCTGCACCGCTGCTGCTCTGGACTGTCCTTGAATGTGTATCGTGGCATGGGTGCTGCATGGCTGCTGCGGGCAGGGCCAGGATCTGCACCTGTGTCAGCAGGACACGGGGACAGCTACATACGTGTCCGCGTGCTTATTCCACACGTGCCGTGGGCTGCAGGCGTGGGCTGATCTTGCTGAAAAGGCTTTTCCAGCCTCTCCCGTCCCCTCTTGTCATGAGGAGCCCAACCTCGCTCCTGCCTCCCCGCGCTGCACCCGGTGCGGTTGCTTTTCCTTGTTATTTATGGAGCCTGCCATCTGGCCCTCATTTATTACCCGTTTACAACAGTTTGCGTAAAAACCTCGGCCAGGCTGGAGGGAGCCTCCTCTCCCCGCCCCACCAGCCTGCCTCTCGCCGGACTGGTGCCCTCCATCCATCCCCATGGGCTTGCTGGCCCCTGCCTGTACCTCCTGCCTGCCCCGGGGGTGTGAGGGGAAAGCctggagagag from Haliaeetus albicilla chromosome 7, bHalAlb1.1, whole genome shotgun sequence encodes:
- the PLXDC1 gene encoding plexin domain-containing protein 1, producing the protein MRWGGLILLCLLRGVLGAPGPWGAGHPPGSEGRRRTRETSPGTEGTHISQDLVGGTLAIDTLPANETRIVEDNHSYYVSRIYGPGDARLRGLWVDMAAANRSQVKIHGILSNTHRQASRIVLSFDFPFYGHLLRQVTIATGGFIFMGDVIHRMLTATQYVAPLMANFNPSYSRNSTVQYLDNGTVFVVQWDKVYLQGKEDMGSFTFQAALHSTGRIVFGYKEIPVPVLQISATQHPVKAGLSDAFMILNPSPDVPESRRRTIYEYHRVELDTSKITNMSAVEFTPLPTCLQHQSCEMCVTSELTFNCSWCHVLQRCSSGFDRYREEWLSYGCGQKSDEKTCEDLAEGDRYSAPPDSSFSPLDEDVTTSTSSLFVDSLTTEDDTKLNQYAGSEGMGNSLPSKKAGGPIHTGTIVGIVLAVLLIATIILAGIYINSHPTSNAALFFIERRPHHWPAMKFRNHTNHATYSEVEPASQEKEGFVEAEQC